From a region of the Aeoliella mucimassa genome:
- a CDS encoding sialate O-acetylesterase: MRTVAFAVAAMLMLLSHQAATAADSVKVFVLVGQSNMQGQASLETLGHQIIEPRTREMFAHLHDGQGNYLSRDDVYIHFLDRHGKLTVGYGARNDRFGPELGFGWTVGNALDEPVLIVKAAYGGRSLYRDFRPPSAGLPSDEQLSKELEQLQKREPEATLDDVKQKYGFAYRDMLSEVKHARENYQQLFPELADKKFELAGFVWFQGWNDMIRDEYSAAYTDNMAHFIKDVRSDLQAPELPFIIGQMGVDGPYQGDDPTSDKKERFKANQAAAAELPEFAGNVAVVKTDQYWDADAAEAFKTWKDDVEAWKHFGNDRPYHYLGSPKIIYEVGQAFGEEMLELTSK; encoded by the coding sequence ATGCGAACTGTTGCCTTTGCTGTTGCCGCGATGCTAATGCTGCTGAGTCACCAGGCTGCGACCGCGGCCGACTCGGTGAAGGTATTTGTGCTAGTCGGGCAGTCGAACATGCAGGGCCAGGCTTCGCTCGAAACGCTCGGGCACCAGATCATCGAGCCCCGCACCCGCGAGATGTTCGCCCATCTGCACGACGGCCAAGGCAATTACCTGAGCCGCGACGACGTGTATATCCACTTTCTCGACCGCCATGGCAAACTGACTGTCGGCTACGGCGCCCGCAACGATCGCTTCGGCCCCGAGCTCGGGTTCGGCTGGACGGTTGGCAACGCGCTCGACGAGCCAGTGCTGATCGTGAAAGCCGCGTACGGTGGTCGTTCGTTGTACCGCGATTTCCGCCCGCCATCGGCCGGCCTGCCCAGCGACGAACAGCTATCGAAAGAACTCGAGCAGCTTCAGAAACGCGAGCCCGAAGCAACGCTCGACGACGTGAAGCAGAAGTATGGCTTTGCTTATCGCGATATGCTGAGCGAAGTGAAGCACGCCCGCGAAAACTATCAGCAACTCTTTCCGGAGCTGGCCGACAAGAAATTCGAACTCGCAGGCTTCGTGTGGTTCCAAGGCTGGAACGACATGATCAGAGACGAATACTCCGCCGCTTACACCGACAACATGGCGCACTTCATCAAAGACGTGCGGAGCGATCTGCAGGCGCCGGAGTTGCCGTTCATCATCGGCCAGATGGGGGTCGACGGACCATACCAGGGCGACGATCCCACGAGCGACAAGAAGGAACGCTTCAAGGCCAACCAGGCGGCTGCGGCCGAGCTGCCGGAGTTCGCGGGCAACGTCGCGGTGGTGAAAACCGACCAGTACTGGGACGCCGACGCGGCCGAGGCCTTCAAGACCTGGAAGGACGACGTCGAAGCGTGGAAGCACTTTGGCAACGATCGCCCGTACCATTACCTCGGCAGCCCCAAAATCATCTACGAGGTTGGCCAGGCGTTTGGCGAAGAGATGCTCGAACTCACCAGCAAGTAG
- a CDS encoding porin gives MPGKPVLRIALAVWLLAGIAQGQTPTPASDADDLAAIVEQQAIQIRQLQERLDRWESIYEPDLSTEPGCEAPLTIRRLPVLTEQSTAPSCQAIDDSASHRLLHFQTEYDDGLVIRPYDPAKHPFELKINGWIQFRHHGFSRDVSSWTSMAGNTHSIRNRNAFDIERGRLVFSGYAKDPRLTYFLQLDGDTDGGHAVDFFDYWWAWDFSDDFQIQFGKRKVTASRQWLLGARSTRLTERPMACDFFRPDRTLGIFANGKFGETGRYELMVGNGYSTSNLPDSATDNNLTFAATSYFDIGGKYGSQIVDFQPSDDPVARLGHSMVYSPITEGTNGLPLGEADFTRLTDGTQLTANGALAPGVTVSAYKIYLYSVDFAAKYRGWSFNSEVYLRWIEQLEANGALPTYNLYQHGYFVEGGHFVIPRTLEWNVRYSQINGRFGNSGEVAVGLNWFPRKSTDMKLSIDFTNVVSSALQNTSSDILVGDDGRLIRAQIQTEF, from the coding sequence ATGCCAGGCAAGCCAGTACTACGTATTGCGCTAGCGGTCTGGCTACTTGCTGGCATCGCCCAGGGGCAAACGCCGACGCCGGCCAGCGACGCCGACGACCTGGCGGCGATCGTCGAGCAGCAAGCGATTCAGATTCGCCAACTGCAAGAGCGACTGGATCGCTGGGAGTCGATCTACGAGCCCGATCTCTCCACCGAGCCTGGCTGCGAAGCTCCACTGACGATTCGGCGACTGCCGGTGCTAACCGAGCAATCGACCGCCCCCAGCTGCCAGGCGATCGACGACAGCGCTTCGCACCGGCTGTTGCACTTTCAAACCGAGTACGACGATGGCCTGGTGATCCGCCCCTACGATCCGGCGAAGCATCCGTTCGAGCTCAAGATCAACGGCTGGATTCAATTCCGCCATCACGGTTTCAGTCGCGATGTCTCGTCGTGGACCAGCATGGCTGGCAACACGCACAGTATTCGCAATCGCAACGCGTTTGATATCGAGCGCGGCCGGCTCGTCTTCTCTGGCTACGCCAAGGACCCACGCCTCACCTACTTCCTGCAGCTCGACGGCGACACCGACGGCGGCCACGCGGTCGACTTCTTCGACTACTGGTGGGCGTGGGACTTCAGCGACGACTTCCAAATCCAATTCGGCAAACGCAAAGTCACCGCCAGTCGGCAATGGCTGCTCGGCGCACGCTCCACGCGACTCACCGAGCGGCCGATGGCGTGCGATTTCTTCCGCCCCGACCGCACGCTCGGCATTTTCGCTAATGGCAAGTTCGGCGAAACGGGTCGCTACGAACTGATGGTCGGCAACGGTTATTCCACGTCCAACCTGCCCGACTCGGCGACCGATAACAACCTGACCTTCGCGGCAACCAGCTACTTCGATATCGGTGGAAAGTACGGAAGCCAGATTGTCGACTTTCAGCCGTCCGACGATCCGGTCGCGCGGCTGGGGCATTCGATGGTTTATTCGCCGATTACCGAAGGCACGAATGGCCTGCCGCTCGGCGAGGCCGACTTCACCCGCCTGACCGATGGCACGCAGCTCACCGCCAACGGAGCACTAGCACCTGGCGTTACCGTTTCGGCCTACAAGATCTATCTCTATAGCGTCGACTTCGCTGCCAAGTATCGCGGTTGGAGCTTCAATTCCGAGGTCTACCTGCGATGGATCGAACAACTCGAGGCCAACGGAGCGCTACCGACTTACAACCTGTATCAACACGGGTACTTCGTGGAAGGGGGACACTTTGTGATCCCCCGTACGCTCGAGTGGAACGTTCGCTACTCGCAAATCAACGGGCGGTTTGGGAACTCCGGCGAAGTGGCCGTCGGCCTGAACTGGTTCCCACGAAAATCGACCGACATGAAACTTTCGATCGACTTCACCAACGTGGTGAGCAGTGCGTTACAAAACACGTCGAGCGACATCCTCGTCGGCGACGACGGTCGACTGATCCGCGCGCAGATTCAAACCGAATTCTAA
- a CDS encoding methyl-accepting chemotaxis protein: protein MALKNLSLFQKLMGSFLMLALLVTLAGGTGIYLIEQVARSGNAVVEEHEPSKEVAMRASMAAMETIEACQHYLRSESELNAIEAEIQEGLEDIDMWLAMIEFGTESDRFKNSTSGDMYVKDGIQLVLQPGTEEMQQAIELIKQHQADFTSKASDLVKLHQEKVQYVFERDGFRYDITSFLYAADVMHRRWVEQLESSVKHGKPFSGELNPTQCALGTWLGSYHCDDESFMDLLGELSAMHRRIHGDGKRLMEATAEEQPELLKESLVQMKVLLAHLDKMQSYSIQLLDSLEKSEQFAMQAMFDEGEEMTKGLTDLQGLTNQEMDASHQKATDARYSARIFLLALIAVAFTLAVSIGWFISRSLTAALLEVDSISRMLLSNSHSLANASDELSSGAQEQASSLEETAASLEQITSTVQRNAEYAKQANQLSGQSRKVAENGGATTERAVEGMQQINEASRSIRDIITAIDEIAFQTNLLALNAAVESARAGEHGRGFAVVANEVGNLAQRSAEAAKQIKTLIEDSVSKVEHGSQLVEQSGETLTEIVTSVKSVSDLIEDIASASNEQAIGIEQVNRAVTQMDHVTQGNASQTEQLSSTADSLASQAKHLMALVDQFNLKRSHTKTAEVPVKQKSTAAPQAAGKRVERFGYQSPAKQACWTDDVDEKEQQLATAAASDGGYTDF from the coding sequence ATGGCCCTGAAGAACTTGTCGTTGTTTCAAAAACTGATGGGCAGTTTTCTGATGCTGGCATTGCTCGTGACCTTGGCCGGCGGTACCGGCATCTACCTTATCGAGCAGGTGGCCCGAAGCGGCAACGCCGTGGTGGAAGAGCACGAGCCTTCCAAGGAGGTCGCCATGCGGGCGTCGATGGCAGCGATGGAGACCATTGAAGCGTGCCAGCACTACTTGCGATCCGAGTCGGAACTCAATGCGATCGAAGCGGAGATTCAGGAGGGACTCGAAGACATCGATATGTGGCTGGCGATGATCGAGTTCGGTACGGAGTCGGATCGATTCAAGAATAGTACGTCGGGTGACATGTACGTGAAGGATGGTATCCAACTGGTGCTCCAGCCTGGCACCGAAGAGATGCAGCAAGCGATTGAGCTGATCAAACAGCATCAGGCCGATTTTACGAGCAAAGCAAGTGATCTGGTAAAGCTGCACCAAGAGAAGGTGCAATACGTCTTTGAGCGAGATGGATTTCGATACGATATTACCTCGTTCTTATACGCAGCCGACGTGATGCATCGTCGATGGGTCGAGCAACTGGAGTCGTCCGTCAAGCATGGCAAGCCATTCTCAGGCGAGCTCAATCCTACCCAGTGCGCCTTGGGTACTTGGCTCGGTTCCTATCATTGTGACGACGAGTCGTTTATGGACCTTCTAGGAGAGCTGTCGGCGATGCACCGTAGGATCCATGGTGATGGGAAGCGGTTGATGGAGGCCACGGCGGAAGAACAGCCCGAGCTGCTGAAAGAGTCGCTAGTGCAAATGAAAGTGCTGTTGGCTCACTTGGACAAAATGCAATCGTATTCGATCCAGTTACTGGACTCGTTGGAGAAAAGCGAACAGTTTGCGATGCAAGCCATGTTCGACGAGGGAGAGGAGATGACGAAAGGTCTGACCGACCTGCAGGGACTCACCAATCAAGAGATGGATGCCTCGCATCAAAAAGCAACCGACGCCCGCTATTCTGCGAGGATCTTCTTGTTGGCACTCATCGCGGTCGCTTTTACCCTGGCGGTGAGTATTGGGTGGTTTATTTCGCGGAGCCTGACCGCTGCGTTGCTAGAGGTCGACAGTATTTCGCGCATGCTCTTGAGCAATTCTCATTCGCTGGCCAATGCTTCCGACGAACTCTCGAGTGGTGCTCAGGAGCAGGCGAGCAGCTTGGAGGAAACCGCGGCGAGTCTCGAGCAAATCACGTCGACCGTGCAACGCAATGCCGAGTACGCCAAACAGGCGAATCAGCTCTCAGGGCAATCGCGAAAAGTGGCTGAAAATGGGGGAGCGACCACCGAGCGAGCCGTCGAAGGCATGCAGCAGATCAACGAAGCCTCGCGGAGTATTCGCGACATCATCACCGCCATCGACGAAATTGCCTTCCAAACCAATCTGCTGGCACTCAACGCTGCGGTCGAATCCGCCCGCGCTGGTGAGCACGGGCGAGGGTTTGCTGTGGTGGCCAACGAAGTGGGCAACCTCGCCCAGCGGAGTGCCGAAGCGGCCAAGCAGATCAAGACATTGATTGAAGACTCCGTGTCGAAAGTGGAGCATGGATCGCAGTTGGTGGAACAATCGGGCGAAACGCTGACCGAAATCGTTACGTCGGTGAAAAGTGTGTCGGACCTGATCGAAGATATTGCCTCGGCTTCGAACGAGCAGGCCATCGGCATCGAACAGGTGAATCGCGCGGTCACGCAAATGGATCATGTGACGCAAGGCAATGCGTCGCAAACCGAGCAGCTTTCGAGCACCGCCGATTCGCTGGCAAGTCAGGCGAAGCACTTGATGGCTCTTGTCGATCAATTCAATTTGAAGCGGAGTCATACCAAGACCGCCGAAGTGCCAGTGAAGCAAAAATCAACTGCTGCACCCCAGGCTGCGGGTAAGCGAGTCGAGCGCTTTGGGTATCAGTCGCCTGCCAAGCAAGCGTGCTGGACGGACGATGTCGATGAGAAGGAGCAACAGCTCGCGACAGCTGCTGCGAGCGATGGTGGCTATACCGACTTCTAG
- a CDS encoding aminopeptidase, whose translation MHDPRIDQLAEVLLDHSCQLQEGENVLIEAIDLPEPNLVCSLVEGAAKRGAIPLVTWKNQSVLRSMYREATVESMQLASKFEAARMSEMQAYIGIRGSANSSQLGDVPQEKMDLYQKHWWHPVHSSLRVTGTKWVVLRYPTDSFAQAAQMSTRAFEDFYFKVCTADYAAMAEAQKPLVERMEKADQVRIVGPGTELEFSIKDITVVPCNGSRNIPDGEVFTAPVRDSINGKIAFNTQSRYQGTVFSDICFEFKDGKIVNATANETEKLNAILDSDEGARYCGEWAIGTNNHVKHPMLDTLFDEKIGGSFHLTPGNCYDIANNGNDSVIHWDLVLIQRPDYGGGEIYFDGELLRKDGKFVPDDLQALNVGL comes from the coding sequence ATGCACGACCCCCGCATCGATCAATTGGCCGAAGTTCTGCTCGATCACAGTTGCCAGCTTCAGGAGGGCGAAAACGTGCTGATCGAAGCCATCGATCTGCCCGAGCCCAATCTTGTCTGCAGTCTGGTAGAGGGGGCCGCCAAGCGAGGGGCGATTCCGCTCGTGACCTGGAAGAATCAGTCGGTGCTGCGATCGATGTATCGCGAAGCGACCGTGGAGAGCATGCAGCTCGCTTCCAAGTTCGAAGCCGCCCGGATGTCGGAAATGCAGGCGTACATCGGCATTCGTGGTTCGGCCAACAGCAGCCAGTTGGGCGACGTGCCGCAAGAGAAGATGGACCTCTACCAAAAGCACTGGTGGCACCCCGTGCACTCCAGCCTGCGCGTGACCGGTACCAAGTGGGTGGTGCTGCGGTACCCGACCGATTCGTTCGCCCAAGCGGCTCAGATGAGCACCCGCGCGTTCGAAGATTTTTACTTCAAGGTCTGCACAGCCGACTACGCCGCGATGGCCGAAGCCCAAAAGCCGTTGGTCGAGCGGATGGAAAAGGCCGACCAAGTGCGAATCGTTGGACCGGGCACCGAGCTGGAATTCTCGATCAAAGATATTACCGTGGTACCGTGCAACGGCAGCCGGAACATCCCCGACGGCGAGGTGTTCACTGCGCCGGTTCGCGACAGCATCAACGGAAAAATTGCGTTCAACACCCAGTCGCGTTACCAAGGCACCGTGTTCAGCGACATTTGCTTCGAGTTCAAAGATGGCAAGATCGTCAACGCGACTGCCAACGAAACCGAGAAGCTCAACGCGATTCTCGACTCCGACGAAGGGGCTCGCTACTGCGGCGAGTGGGCCATCGGCACCAACAACCACGTGAAGCACCCGATGCTCGATACGCTGTTCGACGAGAAGATCGGCGGCTCGTTCCACCTGACCCCTGGTAACTGCTACGACATTGCCAACAACGGCAACGACAGCGTCATCCACTGGGATCTGGTGCTGATCCAACGCCCCGACTACGGCGGCGGCGAGATCTACTTCGACGGCGAACTGCTTCGCAAAGATGGCAAATTCGTGCCCGACGACCTGCAAGCCCTGAACGTCGGGCTGTAA